The following nucleotide sequence is from Paracrocinitomix mangrovi.
AAACTTTTGAACTGACAGATTTATCTTTGAACCATTGAAAAAGCATCATATTAGATGCCAACAGTCCCCAAGAGTAAATAACGTCTTCCATAGGAATGGTCCAAATTCTTAAATCTGAAAACTCAAGAGGATTATACCAAACAATTTCACCTTCAATCATAGCGCCTGTTAAGACTCCATTCACCAATAAAAAAGGGATTAAGGTTATGAGAAATGATAAGGGTAAGAATAGAAAGCGCTCATTTTTTCGTAGGAAGATAAATAAGACTAAAATTCCAATACCAACAGATGAAAAGGTATAAAATCCTTGCATGTTTTGGACGTACAAAAAGATAGAATAGATAAGAAAAAGAACAGCAAAAAATCGATTGAAGGACCTTATCCCTTTTACCTGAACATAATATTTGACACATTCATAAATGAAGGTGCAAGCAAATGGAACTACTACAAAAAACAAAACTTCCTCCAAGGGTAAATGCCCCAAATAAATACCACTTAAATACTTTGGATTGAATCCCCAAATACCTTCAATAGTAAAATACTCATCCCACAAAACATATGGAATTGCTATCAGAATAGAAGACAAGAAAGACCACTTCCAACTTTTAAAGTAGGCTACTTTTTTATCGAAACTTAGTATCAATGGAAAAAACAAAGTTCCGAGCATTAAAATCAGATAGAGATAGGTCATTTAATTTTCTGCTCTTTAAAATATTTTTTGGGCACAATTAACATCCCAAAGCAACTCCCTTCTTCTTTGAACCTGTTTTTATGGTGTACTTTATGAGCCTTTCTGATTGCCTTGAAGTAGGCATTGTTTGTATTATCAAACCATTTAAATCTTCTGTGAATTAACACATCATGTACCAAGAAATATGTTAATCCGTACAAAGCAATTCCTGCTCCTACCCCCACAACCGGCCAATTTTGATTCATTGCTCCTAACATAATGCACAACCAACTTGGGATAGCATAAATTAGAAAGAACAGGTCATTTTTCTCAAACGGTCCCGGCTTTGGTTGATGATGATCTTCATGAACTTTCCATAAAAAACCATGCATGACATACTTATGAGTAAACCAGGCCATGAATTCCATTGCACCAAAAGCTAATATTGTAGTTAAAGCTGTTAACATTTTAAAAGAAAGTTAATGTTGTAAAAAATACTATCCAAATAAAGAACAGATAGCGCCCTATTTTGTTGCCACTCGCAGAAACATTCAAATATAAGTAGGAGAATGCAGTAGCAAAAGCAAACCAGCATACATAATTAAAGAACGGTATTTGTCCTTGATCCCATTGCCAAAAGCCATATTTAACTGCCACTTGTTCAATCAGCACATCCATTAAAGTAGATAACATTCCCGCTAAAACACTTCTGGCCAGCATGCTTCCCTTTACTAAAACTGCCAAGCTTGACGCACCTGCCACAACTGCATACCAGGTTGCACCAATAATAAGGGGTGTTCCAAACAATTGCGGACCCATTGAAGAATGATATACGTAATCACCAAATAAATAACCGGTTTGCACCCCTATCAACTCAATA
It contains:
- a CDS encoding lycopene cyclase domain-containing protein — protein: MTYLYLILMLGTLFFPLILSFDKKVAYFKSWKWSFLSSILIAIPYVLWDEYFTIEGIWGFNPKYLSGIYLGHLPLEEVLFFVVVPFACTFIYECVKYYVQVKGIRSFNRFFAVLFLIYSIFLYVQNMQGFYTFSSVGIGILVLFIFLRKNERFLFLPLSFLITLIPFLLVNGVLTGAMIEGEIVWYNPLEFSDLRIWTIPMEDVIYSWGLLASNMMLFQWFKDKSVSSKV
- a CDS encoding sterol desaturase family protein; the encoded protein is MLTALTTILAFGAMEFMAWFTHKYVMHGFLWKVHEDHHQPKPGPFEKNDLFFLIYAIPSWLCIMLGAMNQNWPVVGVGAGIALYGLTYFLVHDVLIHRRFKWFDNTNNAYFKAIRKAHKVHHKNRFKEEGSCFGMLIVPKKYFKEQKIK
- a CDS encoding carotenoid biosynthesis protein, whose protein sequence is MDKAIKYFPLALLIFHMVGIGIFLYFKQAPELSFVNILLSAILVFVSEKDLKKAFIPFIIIFISGFVIELIGVQTGYLFGDYVYHSSMGPQLFGTPLIIGATWYAVVAGASSLAVLVKGSMLARSVLAGMLSTLMDVLIEQVAVKYGFWQWDQGQIPFFNYVCWFAFATAFSYLYLNVSASGNKIGRYLFFIWIVFFTTLTFF